One window of the Desulfitobacterium chlororespirans DSM 11544 genome contains the following:
- a CDS encoding ASKHA domain-containing protein yields MGKEITSQIIIGGQNLIAVKNRAWTLMDILTDAGVFLESVCGGKGTCGKCKVRVLSGQVTDGKGNPAEPENDGSYLACRVYPLGQVILADITQRGATAKGEIGRIHISLEDRAPILSKSAVRPTYPTLAQNYSLQEMISNINEGRSKEKLDLHITALRDMALLAQTRIESYTLIHLDNHVTAVEAGDTFSVLYGVAFDIGSTTVAGILMDMTRGEAVAAAAETNPQATYGADVISRIKAAEKPEGLKQLADLIRHCLNDLIHRLCFIRGIRIQDIYLVTIVGNSTMEHLLMGISPTSLTIPPYVQAFKTIAPLPPQELSLDINPGGRVILIPNIASFVGADTTAAILAMDQDLTPKLTLLIDLGTNGEIVLGNRERMIVTSTAAGPAFEGAQLSCGMRATDGAIDDISIQEDVLIRTINAQKPAGICGSGIIKALAEMVRRGLITPSGRFAESSQMLQLPPELRSRIREKEGQREFVLASAEESANGSDIVITQGDVRELQLVKSSICTGSQILMQAFGVNQEDIEQVFIAGAFGSFVDLDSALAIGLIPIQERNKIRSVGNAAGEGAARALLSHKHIQRCQAIAEKAEFVELANHPQFQKSFINNLAFPKGGIT; encoded by the coding sequence ATGGGTAAAGAAATAACATCCCAAATCATCATTGGGGGTCAAAACCTCATCGCTGTTAAAAACAGGGCCTGGACCCTTATGGATATCTTAACGGATGCAGGTGTATTTTTAGAGTCGGTCTGCGGCGGTAAAGGAACCTGCGGCAAATGCAAGGTTCGGGTTCTGAGCGGACAGGTGACGGATGGGAAGGGAAATCCTGCTGAACCTGAAAATGATGGTTCATACTTAGCCTGCCGGGTTTATCCATTAGGTCAAGTCATATTGGCTGACATCACCCAAAGAGGAGCCACGGCGAAAGGGGAAATCGGGAGAATCCATATTTCCCTTGAGGATAGGGCTCCAATACTCAGCAAGTCGGCGGTGCGACCGACCTATCCGACTTTAGCGCAAAACTACTCTCTGCAGGAAATGATCAGTAACATTAATGAGGGGCGATCGAAAGAGAAGCTGGATTTACATATCACCGCATTACGGGATATGGCTTTGTTGGCGCAGACCAGAATAGAGAGCTATACTTTGATTCACTTGGACAATCATGTGACAGCTGTGGAAGCAGGAGATACTTTTTCAGTTCTTTACGGAGTAGCCTTCGATATCGGAAGCACTACAGTGGCTGGAATACTTATGGACATGACTAGGGGGGAGGCGGTTGCAGCCGCAGCCGAAACCAATCCTCAGGCAACCTATGGCGCCGATGTCATCTCCCGTATTAAAGCGGCAGAAAAGCCGGAAGGGTTAAAACAGCTTGCCGATCTGATTCGTCATTGTCTAAATGACCTTATCCACAGGCTTTGCTTTATACGCGGGATAAGAATACAGGATATTTATCTGGTGACCATTGTGGGAAATTCAACCATGGAACACCTCCTGATGGGGATCTCACCTACCAGCCTGACTATCCCTCCCTATGTGCAAGCCTTTAAAACCATAGCACCTTTACCACCCCAGGAACTTTCCCTGGATATTAACCCGGGGGGACGGGTGATTCTTATCCCTAATATCGCCAGTTTTGTGGGGGCAGATACCACAGCGGCTATCTTGGCTATGGATCAGGATCTGACTCCCAAGCTCACCTTATTGATCGATTTAGGAACGAACGGAGAGATTGTTCTCGGCAATCGGGAGCGAATGATTGTTACCTCTACAGCTGCCGGCCCCGCTTTTGAAGGCGCCCAGCTTTCCTGCGGTATGAGGGCCACGGATGGAGCCATCGATGATATCAGCATCCAAGAGGATGTCCTGATCCGAACGATTAACGCTCAGAAGCCTGCCGGAATATGTGGATCGGGAATCATTAAAGCTCTCGCTGAAATGGTGCGCAGGGGGCTCATCACCCCCTCAGGCCGATTTGCGGAGAGCAGTCAAATGTTGCAGCTCCCGCCTGAGCTCCGGTCCAGAATAAGGGAGAAGGAAGGGCAGCGGGAATTTGTGCTGGCCTCTGCTGAAGAAAGCGCCAACGGCTCGGATATTGTCATTACTCAAGGGGATGTGCGGGAGCTTCAGCTGGTTAAATCTTCGATTTGTACAGGGTCGCAAATCTTAATGCAGGCCTTTGGCGTCAATCAGGAGGATATTGAGCAGGTTTTTATCGCCGGTGCTTTCGGCAGTTTTGTGGATTTGGACAGCGCCTTGGCTATTGGCTTGATCCCTATACAAGAACGAAACAAAATCCGCTCCGTGGGCAATGCGGCCGGAGAAGGGGCTGCCAGGGCTTTGCTTTCACACAAGCATATCCAACGCTGCCAGGCCATTGCTGAGAAAGCAGAGTTTGTCGAGTTGGCTAATCATCCTCAGTTTCAAAAGAGCTTTATTAATAATCTGGCATTTCCAAAAGGAGGTATAACATGA
- a CDS encoding CobW family GTP-binding protein, producing the protein MNVLLFGGFLGAGKTSLILSAARFLVENNLTAQATHPANPSLIIIENEVGETGIDDKILKANGLIVRDLFSGCICCTLTSELTVTLNELYETYDPQWVIVEATGMAYPHRIAETIHTYGKGVASLKIMIVADAERWEELMEVVPGLVEGQIAKADLIFLNKIDCMHHEAVAEIEKNLHHLNPAAQIHCVSAFRGINPEIWREAVWRNE; encoded by the coding sequence ATGAACGTTCTACTCTTTGGCGGCTTTTTGGGCGCGGGTAAGACCTCCTTGATTCTCTCTGCGGCCAGGTTCCTGGTGGAGAATAATCTAACCGCGCAAGCAACCCACCCGGCCAACCCTTCATTAATTATTATCGAAAATGAAGTGGGCGAGACCGGCATTGATGATAAAATCCTCAAAGCCAATGGGCTGATAGTTCGGGATCTTTTCTCCGGTTGTATTTGCTGCACATTGACCTCTGAACTGACCGTGACCTTAAATGAGCTTTATGAAACCTATGATCCCCAGTGGGTGATCGTGGAGGCCACAGGAATGGCTTATCCTCATCGAATCGCGGAAACCATTCACACCTATGGCAAGGGGGTCGCAAGCCTGAAGATCATGATCGTCGCCGATGCTGAACGTTGGGAAGAACTGATGGAGGTCGTCCCCGGCCTTGTTGAAGGTCAGATCGCTAAGGCGGATCTGATTTTTCTCAATAAGATCGACTGTATGCACCATGAGGCCGTGGCCGAAATAGAAAAAAACCTCCATCATCTTAATCCTGCCGCACAAATTCATTGTGTATCAGCCTTTAGGGGAATTAACCCGGAAATCTGGCGTGAGGCGGTGTGGAGAAATGAGTGA
- a CDS encoding MarR family winged helix-turn-helix transcriptional regulator, which produces MVKHLGKYISTIHRYGQTFFNPLLEKYNLNGSQRYYIFLLNLYDNNGIIQDELSKKVRLDKVTTTRALQKLEQEGYIYRIVSEEDRRAQRIYTTPKAEEVREDLESIFSNWNEVMLGNLSENQRKQLFKLMEQILSNVTDYFEEQEKNLAAKR; this is translated from the coding sequence ATGGTTAAACACTTAGGAAAATATATATCAACCATTCATCGTTATGGGCAAACATTTTTCAACCCATTATTAGAGAAATATAATTTAAACGGCAGTCAAAGATACTATATTTTTCTATTGAATCTATACGATAACAACGGCATAATTCAAGATGAGCTTTCCAAAAAAGTAAGATTGGATAAGGTAACAACTACACGGGCTCTTCAAAAACTGGAACAAGAAGGTTATATTTACCGGATCGTCAGTGAGGAGGATCGGCGAGCGCAAAGAATTTATACAACACCAAAAGCAGAAGAAGTTCGGGAAGATCTAGAGAGTATCTTCTCAAATTGGAACGAAGTCATGTTAGGTAATCTTTCCGAGAATCAAAGGAAACAATTATTTAAACTAATGGAACAAATCTTGTCTAATGTGACTGATTATTTTGAGGAACAAGAAAAAAATCTGGCGGCTAAGCGCTGA
- a CDS encoding ferredoxin has protein sequence MYATVESDCIGCGSCEAVCPEIFRMNDSGLAEAYVNPVPAELEESAKEAADMCPVNVIILE, from the coding sequence ATGTATGCAACTGTAGAATCCGACTGCATTGGTTGCGGCTCCTGCGAAGCCGTATGCCCGGAAATCTTTAGAATGAATGATTCCGGACTGGCTGAAGCTTATGTTAACCCTGTTCCGGCGGAACTGGAAGAGAGCGCCAAAGAAGCCGCCGATATGTGCCCTGTTAATGTAATCATTTTGGAATAA
- a CDS encoding GntR family transcriptional regulator, whose protein sequence is MKTRESFVPVYFQLAEDLKEKILAGELKPGDALPSETQLGEQYGISKMTVRNGLRLLAQEGLIESFRGKGSFVAHPNLSELILNLAGHGSENPQDYDSKLLAINVIAAEDGVALRLQIKPGTKLIQFRRLLLIDGEPVAVENRYLTYQRGKPLVEQEIKYADFPEAVARHTGIITEGNQVTISAVSLHQPEAELLETSSGIPALKVEQLVYGRQNTPLGLSIMICHGEKYHLIASTRSFFG, encoded by the coding sequence ATGAAGACTCGAGAATCCTTTGTACCGGTTTATTTTCAACTTGCTGAAGACTTAAAAGAAAAGATCCTAGCCGGCGAACTTAAGCCGGGTGATGCTTTGCCTTCAGAGACTCAACTGGGTGAGCAATACGGAATCAGTAAAATGACCGTGCGCAATGGCCTGAGACTCTTAGCTCAGGAAGGGCTGATTGAATCCTTCCGCGGTAAGGGGAGCTTTGTTGCTCACCCGAATCTCAGCGAGCTCATTCTTAATCTTGCCGGACACGGATCGGAAAACCCGCAAGACTATGATTCTAAATTGCTCGCTATCAATGTTATAGCAGCGGAGGATGGGGTCGCGTTACGTCTTCAGATTAAACCCGGAACCAAACTTATTCAATTTCGCAGGCTGCTCCTTATTGACGGGGAACCAGTGGCAGTGGAGAACCGTTATCTGACTTATCAACGGGGAAAACCCCTTGTGGAACAGGAAATTAAGTATGCTGATTTTCCTGAAGCTGTTGCCAGGCATACAGGAATCATCACCGAAGGCAATCAGGTCACCATTTCCGCCGTATCTTTGCACCAGCCTGAGGCCGAGCTGTTAGAAACATCTTCCGGAATTCCCGCCTTGAAAGTTGAACAATTGGTTTATGGAAGACAAAATACACCCTTAGGATTATCCATTATGATCTGTCATGGCGAAAAATATCATCTAATCGCTTCCACACGGAGTTTTTTTGGCTAA
- a CDS encoding SDR family oxidoreductase, with protein MSETKIPQPTFPAQHQDKQPGLETLMNPSPIFEDLNYRPSGKLQGKVALISGGDSGIGKAVAILYAKEGADIAIVYLDEQVDAQATKERIEQLGRRCLLIPGDIGEENFSNQTVQKTLDTLGRLDILVNNAAEQHPQNSLLDITAQQIEQTFRTNIFGMLYLTKAALPHLRYGSVIINTASITAYKGDAKLIDYSASKGAVVAFTRSLSESLLKQGIRVNGVAPGPIWTPLIPASFDANEVSTFGSTTPMQRAGQPVELAPAYLYLACEGSAYMSGQMLHVNGGTIVNG; from the coding sequence ATGAGTGAAACCAAAATTCCTCAACCTACTTTTCCTGCCCAGCACCAGGATAAGCAGCCCGGCCTGGAAACCTTAATGAATCCCAGTCCCATCTTCGAGGACCTGAACTATCGGCCCAGCGGCAAGTTACAGGGGAAAGTCGCCTTGATCAGCGGCGGAGACAGTGGCATCGGGAAAGCGGTAGCCATTCTCTATGCCAAGGAAGGTGCCGATATTGCCATCGTTTATCTTGATGAACAGGTTGATGCCCAGGCAACCAAGGAGAGAATTGAGCAGCTGGGGAGACGCTGCCTGCTGATCCCAGGGGATATTGGCGAGGAAAATTTCAGCAATCAAACTGTGCAAAAAACCCTGGATACCTTGGGAAGATTGGATATCCTCGTGAACAATGCAGCGGAACAGCACCCCCAGAATTCTCTTCTCGATATTACCGCCCAACAAATTGAGCAAACCTTTCGCACCAATATTTTCGGCATGCTGTATCTGACCAAGGCAGCACTTCCTCATCTAAGATACGGCTCCGTGATTATCAATACAGCTTCGATTACAGCTTATAAAGGGGATGCCAAACTTATCGACTACTCCGCATCCAAAGGAGCAGTCGTGGCTTTCACACGTTCTCTTTCCGAATCACTGCTCAAACAGGGCATCCGTGTCAACGGCGTAGCACCCGGCCCTATCTGGACACCGCTGATTCCGGCATCTTTCGACGCCAATGAGGTTTCCACCTTTGGCAGCACTACTCCCATGCAGCGGGCCGGACAGCCGGTGGAATTAGCTCCGGCCTATTTGTACCTTGCCTGTGAAGGGTCGGCCTATATGTCGGGGCAGATGCTTCATGTTAATGGGGGGACCATAGTCAACGGCTGA
- a CDS encoding cobalamin B12-binding domain-containing protein — translation MSGELAKKLGALDEDAVLAGVQALKEQGVPGLDIIQELQEGMQAVGQKYEAKEYFLSELIMSAEIFNEAISALGDLSGTEQSHLGNFVLGTIYGDIHDIGKNIVSTVLKCNGFNVIDLGVDVPAEKFIEGIKEYKPKVIGFSCLLTTAFDNIKSAIEAIEKAGLRNELRILIGGGPVDQSVCDYVKADAVCRSAQEAVEVAQKFSA, via the coding sequence TTGAGCGGTGAATTAGCGAAAAAACTGGGCGCACTGGATGAGGACGCAGTCTTGGCGGGAGTACAGGCTTTAAAGGAACAAGGTGTTCCTGGACTGGATATCATTCAGGAGCTGCAGGAAGGCATGCAGGCGGTTGGTCAAAAGTATGAAGCTAAGGAGTATTTTCTCTCTGAATTGATTATGTCCGCTGAAATTTTCAATGAAGCGATCAGTGCACTGGGCGATTTATCAGGAACTGAGCAATCTCATTTAGGAAACTTTGTCTTGGGCACAATCTATGGCGATATCCACGACATCGGGAAAAACATTGTCAGCACGGTTTTAAAATGCAATGGCTTTAATGTGATTGATCTTGGCGTTGATGTACCTGCTGAAAAATTTATCGAAGGGATCAAAGAATATAAGCCAAAGGTCATCGGGTTCTCCTGTTTGCTTACGACCGCTTTTGATAATATAAAGTCTGCCATCGAAGCGATTGAAAAAGCCGGCCTCAGGAACGAGCTGAGAATTCTTATCGGCGGCGGTCCTGTTGACCAATCGGTATGCGATTATGTAAAGGCGGATGCGGTCTGCAGGAGTGCCCAGGAAGCAGTGGAGGTCGCTCAAAAATTCTCAGCTTAA
- a CDS encoding dimethyl sulfoxide reductase anchor subunit family protein — protein MKEMPLIIFTLSMQAAVGAVLWATVLRLRDKEAPAYQTNTLCALILSAVGIIASLLHLGKPFLALTSMSNFMGSWLSREIFFSGGFFVLLAVFWWLERSHKAHSLKETAGYLACLSGLAAVFAMAKLYMETIIPAWQSANTLIDFYATTLVLGAIVFYVSSGQKGREKLPRLELFVLGIVLVQIAFLPNYVAGLGAMAGAGQESAALLAGGYSAAVFLRWLLMLGGVFLFLISRTGKFAGQKSFLYTAVGILIVGEIMGRYLFYTSGIPIGLGIL, from the coding sequence ATGAAAGAAATGCCATTGATCATCTTTACCCTGAGTATGCAGGCGGCTGTGGGAGCAGTCCTGTGGGCAACGGTTCTCCGGCTTCGGGACAAAGAAGCTCCCGCTTATCAAACCAATACCTTATGTGCATTAATCCTGAGTGCAGTGGGCATCATCGCTTCCCTGCTTCACTTAGGGAAACCTTTCTTAGCACTTACCAGTATGTCCAATTTCATGGGCTCCTGGCTGAGCAGGGAGATTTTCTTCAGCGGCGGCTTCTTTGTACTGCTGGCGGTCTTTTGGTGGCTGGAACGGTCCCATAAAGCCCATTCCCTTAAAGAAACAGCCGGGTATTTAGCCTGCTTATCAGGTTTGGCCGCCGTATTCGCCATGGCTAAACTTTATATGGAGACGATCATCCCGGCCTGGCAAAGTGCCAACACCTTGATTGATTTTTATGCTACTACCCTGGTTCTGGGGGCCATCGTCTTCTATGTGTCCAGCGGACAAAAAGGCAGGGAGAAGCTCCCCAGGCTTGAGCTTTTCGTTCTCGGCATCGTCCTGGTGCAAATCGCTTTTCTTCCCAACTATGTTGCCGGCTTAGGGGCAATGGCAGGGGCCGGCCAGGAAAGTGCCGCCTTGCTGGCCGGCGGCTACAGCGCTGCCGTTTTCTTGCGTTGGTTGCTAATGCTGGGCGGAGTCTTCCTTTTCCTTATCTCCCGCACAGGAAAATTTGCCGGCCAAAAAAGCTTTTTATATACAGCAGTAGGGATCTTGATCGTCGGAGAAATCATGGGGAGATACCTTTTTTATACCTCCGGCATTCCCATTGGCTTAGGCATCCTTTAA
- a CDS encoding DUF1638 domain-containing protein yields MKTVIIACHTLKDELNSAIQEADCPFPVLWIESGLHLYTDTLNKRLQQELARITNVERILLAFGYCGNSLLGLTSPHAQLVFPCVDDCISLLLGSQHARKKISEEMGTYYLTKGWLEFESNIWQEYQYAVKRYGEEKAERLFRQILNHYHRLAVIDTGAYEVADFLELTEKIATTLKLSHQIIPGSTSYLKKLLTGPWDDEFVIVPPGEIVTLTHLCHDTNEPLWQIIGMSQ; encoded by the coding sequence ATGAAGACTGTAATCATAGCTTGCCATACCCTTAAGGATGAACTTAACAGCGCGATTCAAGAGGCTGACTGCCCATTCCCCGTGCTATGGATAGAATCGGGGCTGCATCTTTACACAGATACCTTAAATAAGCGCCTCCAGCAGGAGTTGGCCAGAATCACCAATGTGGAGCGTATCCTCCTGGCCTTTGGGTATTGCGGCAACTCTTTACTGGGGCTGACCTCCCCTCATGCTCAATTGGTCTTTCCCTGTGTTGATGATTGCATCAGTCTTCTCCTGGGCTCTCAGCACGCCAGGAAGAAAATATCGGAAGAAATGGGCACCTATTATCTCACCAAAGGGTGGCTGGAATTCGAAAGCAACATCTGGCAGGAATACCAGTATGCTGTGAAACGCTATGGCGAGGAAAAGGCGGAACGCCTGTTCAGACAAATCCTTAATCATTATCACCGGTTGGCCGTTATTGATACGGGAGCCTATGAGGTAGCCGACTTCCTCGAACTTACGGAAAAGATTGCCACTACCTTGAAACTAAGCCATCAGATCATACCAGGCTCCACAAGCTACCTCAAGAAATTGCTCACAGGTCCTTGGGATGATGAGTTTGTGATTGTTCCTCCCGGGGAAATCGTTACTTTAACCCATTTATGCCATGACACTAATGAACCGCTTTGGCAAATTATCGGTATGTCCCAGTAG
- a CDS encoding cobalamin B12-binding domain-containing protein yields MVESMLVAAVTRLDVDKVLALAVSEIQSGKDSIEIIEETRQGMTQVGHLYDQGKYFLADLMMSAEIFKDVISLVSDQANAIAVMEPSATILFGTVKKDIHDIGKNLMISLLRFNGYKVIDLGVDVAPERFAEGCIEHRASIVCLSGLITQSYDSMRLTVQALEKMGLRPGVKVVIGGLVNEQVRQYTKADYWVKDCSEGVKLCSSLFNLKTHQEIS; encoded by the coding sequence ATGGTTGAAAGCATGCTGGTGGCCGCAGTAACCCGTCTCGATGTGGATAAAGTGTTAGCTCTGGCGGTGTCGGAAATACAAAGTGGCAAAGACTCCATAGAAATTATTGAAGAGACGCGCCAGGGAATGACCCAAGTCGGTCATTTATACGACCAGGGTAAGTACTTTCTGGCAGATCTTATGATGTCTGCAGAGATTTTTAAGGATGTCATCAGCCTGGTATCAGACCAGGCTAATGCCATCGCTGTAATGGAACCCTCGGCGACGATTTTGTTTGGAACCGTCAAAAAAGATATCCATGATATAGGCAAGAATTTAATGATTAGCTTGCTTCGCTTTAATGGGTACAAGGTCATTGACCTGGGCGTGGATGTGGCTCCGGAAAGATTTGCCGAAGGATGTATTGAACACAGAGCCTCAATCGTCTGTTTATCGGGACTGATCACCCAATCCTATGATTCCATGCGCCTGACCGTCCAGGCACTTGAGAAAATGGGACTAAGACCGGGGGTAAAGGTTGTCATTGGCGGTTTAGTTAATGAACAAGTCAGACAGTATACCAAGGCAGATTATTGGGTTAAAGATTGCTCAGAAGGAGTAAAGCTCTGTTCCTCTCTCTTCAATCTGAAAACACATCAAGAAATATCCTGA
- a CDS encoding uroporphyrinogen decarboxylase family protein, with amino-acid sequence MSNSQLYAERKERIAKAVALDKTDRTPVVLEFAAFAARAQNMSVAEFISSSLVSAEAMIKTVEKVGGADGVDYGSYFKYGLEMAWLSKIKRPGEELPENELWQVVEAELMKQSDYDRIVEEGWPNWLMSYATEHFGPELLPQIMADGQNAPKVAEMWKEAGIPTLTGGGGVTTIPYEMFCGGRSFSKFVRDMFKIPDKVQAAMDAALPFMAPQSIAGSKQLGSEYLWLGGWRAASEMLSQAQWDRFVFPYYEKLIYEILDAGITPILHFDSDWTRDLARFKDFPKGKIILELDGMTDIYKSKEILGDIMCIMGDVPAALLTLGTPDAVHNYCRKLIEEIGPTGFILHPGCDIPIDAKIENVQAMVASVTSK; translated from the coding sequence ATGTCAAACAGTCAATTATATGCAGAACGGAAAGAAAGAATAGCGAAGGCCGTGGCCCTCGATAAAACGGACCGGACTCCTGTGGTGCTGGAATTTGCGGCCTTTGCGGCCCGGGCTCAGAATATGTCAGTGGCTGAATTTATAAGCAGCAGCTTAGTTTCGGCAGAAGCCATGATTAAAACTGTGGAAAAAGTCGGCGGGGCGGACGGTGTCGATTATGGCAGCTACTTTAAATATGGGCTGGAAATGGCCTGGCTCAGTAAGATCAAACGGCCGGGAGAGGAGCTCCCGGAAAATGAGTTGTGGCAGGTCGTTGAGGCCGAATTGATGAAACAGAGTGACTATGATCGGATTGTTGAAGAAGGCTGGCCCAACTGGCTGATGTCCTATGCAACAGAACACTTTGGTCCCGAATTGCTCCCGCAAATTATGGCTGACGGACAAAATGCCCCCAAGGTTGCCGAGATGTGGAAAGAAGCCGGTATCCCTACCTTGACAGGTGGCGGGGGTGTAACAACAATTCCCTATGAGATGTTCTGTGGCGGCCGTTCATTTTCTAAATTTGTGCGGGATATGTTTAAGATACCGGACAAGGTGCAGGCTGCCATGGATGCCGCCTTGCCTTTCATGGCACCGCAAAGTATAGCTGGATCTAAACAACTGGGTTCAGAATATCTCTGGCTGGGGGGCTGGCGGGCAGCCAGTGAAATGCTGTCTCAGGCCCAATGGGATCGCTTTGTTTTCCCGTATTATGAGAAACTGATTTATGAAATCCTCGATGCCGGAATTACCCCTATTCTTCACTTTGATTCTGATTGGACCCGGGATTTGGCGCGCTTCAAAGATTTCCCGAAGGGAAAAATCATTCTGGAGCTTGATGGCATGACCGATATCTATAAGTCCAAAGAAATATTGGGAGATATCATGTGTATTATGGGTGATGTACCCGCGGCCCTGCTTACCCTGGGAACGCCGGATGCTGTTCATAACTACTGCCGGAAATTGATCGAAGAAATAGGTCCCACAGGGTTTATCCTCCACCCGGGCTGTGATATTCCTATTGATGCCAAAATAGAAAATGTTCAAGCCATGGTGGCATCTGTAACCTCTAAATAA
- a CDS encoding methyltetrahydrofolate cobalamin methyltransferase yields MLIVGELINTSRTEIKTAVLNRDAETIQQVAKAQEAAGATYLDVNCGNLVEQEIAAMGWLVDTIQEVSALPLSIDSPNPAALTEGLQRARHGQPMINSISNETARWQAVLPLVLEYRTKIIALCIEDSGMPKGLEDRLRIADSVINRLVQAGVPLEAIYIDPLVTPISTDQKTGKILLKVIRTIMEGYPGVHTICGLSNISYGLPARKVLNRLFMVQTMSAGMDSYILNPTDKGMLGSLKGSMALLGLDRHCRAYNNAYREGLYDHA; encoded by the coding sequence ATGCTCATTGTCGGAGAATTGATCAATACCAGTCGTACAGAAATCAAAACTGCTGTCTTAAACAGGGATGCTGAAACCATTCAGCAGGTGGCTAAAGCCCAAGAGGCAGCCGGAGCAACCTACCTTGATGTGAATTGCGGCAATTTAGTGGAACAGGAAATTGCCGCCATGGGCTGGCTTGTGGATACTATTCAGGAGGTATCGGCTTTACCCCTAAGCATCGACAGCCCCAATCCCGCAGCTTTAACTGAAGGTCTGCAAAGAGCCCGGCATGGACAGCCCATGATCAACTCAATTTCCAATGAAACTGCCCGCTGGCAGGCTGTATTGCCCCTGGTTTTGGAATACAGAACCAAAATCATTGCCCTCTGCATTGAAGATTCAGGAATGCCAAAGGGACTGGAAGATAGGTTGAGAATTGCCGATAGTGTTATTAATCGGCTTGTTCAGGCTGGAGTACCCTTGGAAGCTATTTATATAGATCCCTTGGTGACTCCTATAAGCACGGATCAAAAAACCGGCAAAATACTTTTAAAGGTTATCCGAACCATTATGGAGGGTTATCCAGGCGTTCACACCATCTGCGGATTAAGCAATATCTCTTATGGGTTACCTGCCCGCAAAGTTCTCAATCGTCTCTTCATGGTCCAAACCATGAGTGCGGGTATGGATAGTTATATTCTTAATCCTACGGACAAAGGAATGTTAGGCTCACTGAAAGGCTCAATGGCCTTGCTTGGACTGGATAGGCATTGCCGGGCCTACAATAACGCCTATCGGGAAGGGTTATATGATCACGCCTAG
- a CDS encoding DMSO/selenate family reductase complex B subunit, giving the protein MAKQYGFYVDQHHCIGCFTCQIACKDKNDLADGLRWRKVHEFTGGSCIEENGVFKSNVFAYWLSLGCNHCEHPKCAENCPTGAMYKREEDGIVLVDQDKCIGCGYCTWSCPYEVPQVAGKTASKCNFCIDLQKEGKNPACVDACIMRVLKFGPLDELRAQYGEIAQVKGLPSADITKPSLVITPHKAAIK; this is encoded by the coding sequence ATGGCAAAACAATACGGTTTTTATGTGGATCAGCACCACTGCATTGGCTGTTTTACCTGTCAGATTGCCTGTAAGGATAAAAATGATTTGGCAGACGGCTTGCGCTGGCGAAAGGTTCATGAATTCACCGGCGGCTCCTGCATCGAGGAAAACGGCGTATTCAAAAGCAATGTCTTTGCTTACTGGCTCTCCCTGGGCTGCAATCATTGTGAACATCCTAAATGTGCGGAAAATTGTCCCACCGGCGCCATGTACAAACGAGAGGAAGACGGTATCGTCTTAGTAGATCAGGATAAATGCATCGGCTGCGGTTACTGCACCTGGTCCTGCCCTTATGAAGTGCCCCAGGTTGCCGGAAAAACAGCATCCAAATGCAATTTCTGCATTGATCTGCAAAAGGAAGGAAAAAATCCGGCCTGTGTCGATGCTTGCATTATGCGGGTATTGAAGTTCGGCCCCCTTGATGAACTGCGGGCCCAATATGGAGAAATCGCTCAAGTCAAAGGGCTGCCCAGTGCCGATATCACCAAACCTTCCCTGGTTATTACGCCCCATAAGGCTGCAATAAAGTAG